From Pararhodobacter zhoushanensis, the proteins below share one genomic window:
- a CDS encoding gamma-glutamylcyclotransferase produces the protein MQSLWIFGYGSLVWNPGFAWSSRQLAQLAGFRRSFCMLSIHHRGTEEKPGLVLALDAAEDARCNGVAFEVSGEIAEETLEYLRARELISAAYLERVETLSLEDGRQVQAVVYVIDRAHWQYCGALTLEDQAQRIAGAVGGRGPNCEYLHQTAAHLAALGLPDDELEWLSARVKVLQGP, from the coding sequence ATGCAGTCGCTCTGGATATTTGGATACGGATCGCTGGTGTGGAACCCCGGTTTCGCGTGGTCCTCACGCCAGTTGGCGCAATTGGCGGGGTTTCGCCGGTCGTTCTGCATGCTGTCGATCCACCACCGCGGCACCGAGGAAAAGCCGGGGCTGGTGCTGGCACTGGACGCAGCGGAAGACGCCCGTTGCAACGGCGTCGCGTTCGAGGTGTCGGGCGAGATTGCCGAGGAAACGCTGGAGTATCTGCGGGCACGCGAGCTGATCTCGGCGGCGTATCTGGAACGGGTCGAGACGCTGAGCCTTGAAGACGGGCGGCAGGTTCAGGCCGTGGTCTATGTGATCGACCGCGCGCATTGGCAATATTGCGGCGCGCTGACGCTGGAAGATCAGGCGCAGCGCATCGCCGGGGCGGTTGGCGGGCGCGGGCCCAATTGCGAATATCTGCACCAGACGGCGGCGCATCTGGCCGCGCTGGGGCTGCCGGATGACGAGCTGGAGTGGCTGTCGGCTCGCGTGAAGGTGTTACAAGGCCCGTAG
- a CDS encoding bifunctional salicylyl-CoA 5-hydroxylase/oxidoreductase, translated as MKILCLGGGPAGLYFAISMKLRDPSHQVTVLERNRANDTFGWGVVLSDDALTRMQKNDPTSTDAIRDHFAYWDDIAVVHQGQRNVSGGHGFAGIGRKQMLIILQQRARELGVDLQFETEFATAESYRKDYDIVVACDGINSRVRTEYADAFQPDIDMRKCKFVWLGTHQKFNDAFTFIFEKTKHGWVWAHIYQFDDQTATFIVECLPETWDRWGFEGMSKEEIVETCREIFADHLDGHTLMSNAEHLRGSAVWMQFPRVICETWYHENVVLMGDAAATGHFSIGSGSRLAFDSAIALADYLHSEPTLEGAFKRYQEERRVEVLRLQSAARNSLEWFEEVERYLDMPAPQFAYSLLTRSQRISHENLRLRDPKWLRGAEDWFQEQSGGQKGRAPMFAPYQLRDMRLANRVVVSPMAQYKAVDGCPTDWHFSHYAERAKGGAGLVYTEMTCVSPQGRITPGCPGLYAPEHEAAWKRLTSFVHAETQAKICCQIGHSGRKGSTKLGWEGTDMPLDSGNWEIINPSPLPWSPDNAIPRAMTRADMDIVRDQFVASAQMAERAGFDMIEFHAAHGYLISAFISPTSNIRTDEYGGSLENRMRYPLEVFTAMRAVWPANKPMSVRISANDWVGDDGVTPDDAVDIARMFHAAGADIIDVSAGQTTTDAKPVYGRMFQTPFSDRIRNETGIATMAVGNIFETDHVNSILMAGRADLVCLARPHLADPYWTLHAAVALGDTGTQWPQPYLAGADQARRLAERAQQDAIRA; from the coding sequence ATGAAAATTCTGTGCCTCGGCGGCGGCCCTGCGGGCCTCTATTTCGCAATTTCGATGAAGCTGCGCGACCCTTCGCATCAGGTCACGGTGCTGGAACGCAACCGCGCCAATGACACGTTTGGCTGGGGCGTTGTGCTGTCAGATGACGCGCTGACCCGCATGCAGAAAAACGATCCCACCTCGACCGACGCGATCCGCGATCACTTCGCCTATTGGGACGATATCGCCGTGGTCCATCAGGGCCAGCGCAACGTCTCGGGCGGGCATGGTTTTGCCGGGATCGGGCGCAAGCAGATGCTGATCATCCTGCAGCAGCGCGCCCGCGAGCTGGGCGTCGATCTGCAGTTTGAGACCGAATTCGCCACCGCCGAAAGCTACCGCAAGGACTATGACATCGTGGTCGCCTGCGACGGCATCAACTCGCGTGTGCGCACCGAATATGCCGACGCCTTCCAACCCGACATCGACATGCGCAAATGCAAGTTCGTCTGGCTGGGCACGCATCAGAAATTCAACGACGCCTTCACCTTCATCTTCGAGAAGACCAAGCATGGCTGGGTCTGGGCGCATATCTACCAATTCGACGACCAGACCGCGACCTTCATCGTCGAATGCCTGCCCGAGACATGGGACCGCTGGGGCTTTGAGGGCATGTCCAAGGAAGAGATCGTCGAGACCTGCCGCGAGATCTTTGCCGATCATCTCGATGGTCACACCCTGATGTCGAACGCCGAACACCTGCGCGGCTCGGCAGTGTGGATGCAGTTCCCCCGCGTGATCTGCGAGACGTGGTATCACGAGAACGTCGTGCTGATGGGCGATGCGGCGGCCACCGGCCACTTCTCGATCGGCTCAGGCTCGCGTCTGGCCTTCGACAGCGCCATCGCGCTGGCCGATTACCTGCATTCCGAACCCACCCTTGAAGGCGCCTTCAAACGCTATCAGGAAGAGCGCCGGGTTGAGGTGCTGCGCCTGCAATCGGCTGCGCGCAACTCGCTGGAATGGTTCGAGGAAGTCGAGCGGTATCTCGACATGCCCGCCCCGCAGTTCGCCTATTCCCTGCTGACCCGCTCGCAGCGCATCAGCCACGAGAACCTGCGCCTGCGCGATCCCAAATGGCTGCGCGGGGCCGAAGACTGGTTTCAGGAACAATCCGGTGGCCAGAAAGGCCGCGCGCCGATGTTCGCCCCCTACCAGCTGCGCGACATGCGCCTCGCCAACCGCGTCGTCGTCTCGCCCATGGCCCAATACAAGGCCGTGGATGGCTGCCCGACCGACTGGCACTTCAGCCACTACGCCGAGCGCGCCAAGGGCGGCGCGGGGCTGGTCTATACCGAAATGACCTGCGTCTCGCCGCAAGGGCGCATCACCCCCGGCTGCCCCGGCCTGTATGCGCCCGAACACGAGGCCGCATGGAAACGCCTGACCAGTTTTGTGCATGCGGAAACCCAAGCGAAGATCTGCTGCCAGATCGGCCACTCGGGCCGCAAAGGCTCGACCAAGCTGGGCTGGGAGGGCACCGATATGCCGCTCGACAGCGGCAACTGGGAAATCATCAACCCCTCGCCCCTGCCGTGGTCGCCCGATAACGCCATTCCGCGCGCGATGACCCGCGCCGACATGGATATCGTGCGGGATCAGTTCGTCGCCTCGGCGCAGATGGCCGAACGCGCGGGCTTCGACATGATCGAATTCCACGCCGCCCACGGCTATCTGATCTCGGCCTTTATCTCGCCCACGTCGAACATCCGCACCGATGAATACGGCGGCAGTTTGGAAAACCGCATGCGCTATCCGCTTGAGGTCTTCACCGCCATGCGTGCGGTCTGGCCTGCCAACAAGCCGATGTCGGTGCGCATCTCGGCCAATGACTGGGTTGGCGACGACGGCGTCACGCCCGATGATGCCGTTGACATCGCGCGGATGTTCCATGCCGCTGGCGCGGATATCATCGACGTGTCCGCCGGTCAGACCACGACCGACGCCAAGCCGGTCTATGGCCGCATGTTCCAGACCCCGTTCTCGGACCGCATCCGCAACGAGACCGGCATCGCCACCATGGCCGTCGGCAATATCTTCGAGACCGATCACGTCAACTCGATCCTGATGGCCGGGCGCGCGGACCTTGTCTGCCTTGCCCGCCCGCATCTGGCCGATCCCTACTGGACCCTGCACGCCGCCGTGGCCTTGGGCGACACCGGCACGCAGTGGCCGCAGCCCTATCTGGCGGGGGCGGATCAGGCCCGCCGTCTGGCCGAGCGCGCGCAACAAGACGCGATCCGGGCATGA
- a CDS encoding MarR family winged helix-turn-helix transcriptional regulator, with translation MSALSKRRLRTWIRLLRLTRSVEADLRDYLRTAHDTTLPRFDVMAALYRQHGDVTMSELSRMLLVSNGNATAVVDRLEKDGFARRTPSPGDRRTVHVALTDAGIAAFESMATGHEDKLDGLLDRLTEADLDSLRDILRRALPDADPSHTPAHAVADKEPT, from the coding sequence ATGAGCGCGCTGTCCAAACGCCGCCTGCGCACCTGGATCCGCCTGCTGCGCCTGACCCGCAGCGTCGAGGCGGATCTGCGCGACTATCTGCGCACGGCCCATGACACCACGCTGCCGCGCTTTGACGTGATGGCCGCGCTCTATCGTCAGCACGGCGATGTCACCATGTCCGAACTCTCGCGCATGCTGCTGGTGTCGAACGGCAATGCCACGGCCGTGGTGGACCGGCTGGAGAAGGACGGCTTTGCGCGCCGCACGCCGTCACCGGGCGACCGCCGCACCGTGCATGTCGCGCTGACCGATGCAGGGATCGCCGCCTTCGAATCCATGGCAACCGGGCACGAAGACAAGCTCGACGGGCTGCTCGACCGGCTGACCGAGGCCGATCTCGACAGCCTGCGCGATATCCTGCGCCGCGCCCTGCCCGACGCCGACCCGTCCCACACCCCGGCCCATGCCGTTGCCGACAAGGAGCCCACATGA
- a CDS encoding peptidoglycan -binding protein — MGLSRRGGGQRFSASIWPGFVDAMTALLLVLMFVLSIFLIVQSVLRETITTQDHELEGLTAQVASLTDALGLSRTRVGALQGQVAGLNSDLEALRDTARQQEASIAALGRELTARETDLETARTQITSFEAQVAALIAQRTDLTEQLASTEARRDELLSESEALNAALARSRDEMDAQVEAARLAAAEREAVEAALAEMRARAETGEASLAEMLTRLSETEAARTAATAALDATSEQLALLRTQQAETLTQLQQTQTARDDALRLQQSAAATLAEREAALATLAAQSEAQAARIAELDATLSDSALARQQALAELAALDESTQTRIAELEASLSDADLARQRALAELATLDEASQARVAELEASLSDADLARQRALAELATLDEASQARIAELEASLSDSDLARQQALAELATLDEASQARIAELEASLNDADLARQRALADLATLDTATQARVAALEASLSDADLARQQALADLASRDAQTQARIAELEASLSATDLARQQALAQLATLDDTTRARIAALETQLSDSDLARQQALADLATLDAATRARVADLESQLSEADVARQLALAQLAQARDTLGTDLDEAERARLAEAAAAEALRQRLAGVQETLDEAERDRLAQLAAAEALRERLAGADAELTAMTMALEAQRARAEETLTLLAAAQAARDEAQTARDQQLTESETRNALLQLAQQQLSDAESASTEDQRRLALLNEQVAQLQRQVAGLQDLLGESRERETSASTQIESLGSDLNSALARVAAEERRRAELEEAERRRLEAEAQRLERYRSEFFGQMRDIIGGREGVQIVGDRFVFQSEVLFEQGSADLSAAGQAQIANVGLILLDAAREIPDTIDWVLRVDGHTDDAAIRPGGRYASNWELSQARALSVVLYLIDALGFPPERLAATGFGEYRPVVPGSSTEARAANRRIELKLTER; from the coding sequence ATGGGACTGTCCCGGCGCGGCGGCGGGCAGCGGTTCTCGGCCTCGATCTGGCCGGGATTCGTCGATGCGATGACGGCGCTGTTGCTGGTGCTGATGTTCGTGCTGTCGATCTTTCTGATCGTGCAAAGCGTGCTGCGTGAGACGATCACCACGCAGGACCACGAGCTTGAGGGGCTGACCGCGCAGGTGGCCAGCCTGACCGACGCGCTGGGCCTGTCGCGCACCCGCGTCGGGGCCTTGCAGGGGCAGGTGGCGGGGCTGAACAGCGATCTTGAGGCGCTGCGTGACACGGCGCGGCAGCAAGAGGCGTCGATTGCGGCGCTGGGGCGCGAACTGACCGCGCGCGAAACGGATCTTGAGACGGCCCGCACGCAGATCACCAGCTTTGAAGCACAGGTCGCCGCGCTGATTGCACAGCGCACGGATCTGACCGAACAACTGGCCAGCACCGAAGCGCGGCGCGACGAATTGCTCAGCGAATCCGAGGCGTTGAATGCGGCGCTGGCCCGCTCACGCGATGAGATGGACGCGCAGGTCGAGGCCGCGCGACTGGCTGCTGCCGAACGCGAAGCGGTTGAGGCGGCACTGGCCGAGATGCGCGCACGGGCCGAGACCGGCGAGGCGTCGCTGGCCGAGATGCTGACCCGCCTGTCCGAGACCGAGGCGGCGCGCACGGCAGCGACAGCGGCGCTGGATGCGACCTCCGAGCAACTGGCCCTGCTGCGCACCCAGCAGGCCGAGACCCTGACGCAGTTGCAGCAGACCCAGACCGCCCGCGACGACGCGCTGCGCCTGCAACAAAGCGCGGCGGCGACGCTGGCTGAACGCGAAGCGGCGCTGGCCACATTGGCGGCGCAAAGCGAGGCTCAGGCGGCGCGGATTGCCGAGCTGGATGCGACCCTGAGCGACAGCGCGCTGGCCCGGCAGCAGGCCTTGGCCGAGCTGGCGGCGCTGGACGAGAGCACGCAGACGCGGATCGCCGAACTGGAAGCCTCGCTCAGCGACGCCGATCTGGCGCGGCAGCGGGCGCTGGCTGAACTGGCGACCTTGGATGAGGCCAGTCAGGCGCGCGTTGCCGAGCTGGAAGCCTCGCTCAGCGATGCCGATCTGGCGCGGCAGCGGGCGCTGGCTGAACTGGCGACATTGGATGAGGCCAGTCAGGCGCGGATCGCCGAGCTGGAAGCCTCGCTCAGCGATTCCGATCTGGCCCGTCAGCAGGCGCTAGCTGAACTGGCGACGTTGGATGAGGCCAGTCAGGCACGGATCGCCGAACTGGAAGCCTCGCTCAACGATGCCGATCTGGCGCGGCAGCGGGCGCTGGCCGATCTTGCCACGCTGGATACCGCAACGCAGGCGCGGGTTGCCGCCCTCGAGGCCAGCCTGAGCGACGCCGATCTGGCGCGGCAGCAGGCATTGGCGGATCTGGCCAGCCGTGATGCGCAAACTCAGGCGCGGATCGCCGAACTTGAGGCGAGTCTCTCGGCCACCGATCTGGCGCGGCAGCAAGCGCTGGCCCAGCTTGCCACGCTGGATGACACGACGCGTGCGCGCATCGCCGCGCTGGAAACGCAACTCAGCGACAGTGATCTGGCCCGGCAGCAGGCGCTGGCCGATCTGGCCACGCTGGATGCGGCGACCCGGGCGCGGGTGGCCGATCTTGAAAGCCAGCTCAGCGAAGCCGACGTGGCGCGGCAGCTTGCGCTGGCGCAACTGGCGCAGGCCCGTGACACGCTGGGCACCGATCTGGACGAAGCCGAGCGCGCCCGTCTGGCCGAGGCGGCTGCAGCCGAAGCGCTGCGCCAACGGCTGGCCGGGGTGCAGGAAACGCTGGATGAAGCCGAGCGCGACCGCCTCGCGCAGCTCGCTGCCGCCGAAGCGCTGCGCGAGCGGCTGGCCGGTGCCGATGCCGAACTGACCGCGATGACCATGGCACTGGAAGCGCAGCGCGCGCGGGCCGAGGAGACGCTGACCCTGCTCGCCGCCGCGCAGGCGGCGCGGGACGAGGCGCAGACCGCCCGCGACCAGCAACTGACCGAATCCGAAACCCGCAATGCCCTGCTGCAACTGGCCCAGCAACAGCTGAGCGATGCCGAGAGCGCCTCGACCGAAGATCAGCGCCGGCTGGCGTTGCTCAACGAACAGGTCGCGCAATTGCAGCGGCAGGTGGCCGGGTTGCAGGATCTGCTGGGCGAATCGCGCGAACGGGAAACCTCGGCGAGCACGCAGATCGAATCGCTGGGCTCGGATCTGAACTCGGCCCTGGCCCGCGTCGCCGCAGAAGAGCGCCGCCGGGCAGAGCTGGAAGAGGCCGAACGCCGCAGGCTTGAGGCCGAAGCACAGCGTCTTGAGCGTTATCGTTCTGAATTCTTTGGCCAAATGCGTGACATTATCGGCGGGCGTGAGGGCGTGCAGATCGTCGGGGACCGTTTTGTGTTCCAGTCCGAAGTGCTGTTCGAACAAGGCTCGGCGGATCTGTCGGCAGCCGGTCAGGCGCAGATCGCCAATGTCGGGCTGATCCTGCTGGACGCCGCGCGCGAGATCCCGGACACGATCGACTGGGTGCTGCGTGTCGATGGCCATACCGATGACGCGGCGATCCGTCCGGGCGGGCGCTATGCCTCGAACTGGGAACTGAGTCAGGCGCGCGCCCTGTCGGTGGTGCTGTATCTGATCGATGCGCTGGGCTTCCCGCCCGAACGGCTGGCGGCAACCGGCTTTGGCGAATACCGGCCCGTCGTGCCGGGCTCTTCGACCGAGGCGCGCGCGGCCAACCGGCGGATTGAGCTGAAACTGACTGAGCGCTGA
- a CDS encoding SDR family NAD(P)-dependent oxidoreductase: protein MTDLTGKRVLITGGGSGIGREVARAFADQGDAVTITGRGLDALAETDGGRGMTCLAADVTNEDEVAALFATPFDVVIANAGGGPAGGLKSVTLAQWNATLAVNLTGTFLTFREALRAGMAPGGRLIAMASVAGLKGGATIPAYAAAKHGVIGLVRSVALDVAKRGITCNAICPGFVDTPLAQVAVEAVQNRYGLTRAEAEAQLVADNPMKRMIDVSEVAAAALFLASPGASMINGHALSVTGGEI from the coding sequence ATGACGGATCTGACCGGCAAGCGGGTGCTGATCACCGGCGGCGGCTCGGGCATCGGGCGCGAGGTTGCGCGTGCCTTTGCCGATCAGGGCGACGCGGTAACGATCACCGGACGCGGGCTCGATGCCCTTGCCGAAACCGATGGCGGACGGGGCATGACCTGCCTCGCCGCCGATGTGACCAACGAAGACGAGGTCGCAGCGCTGTTCGCGACACCCTTTGACGTGGTCATCGCCAACGCGGGCGGTGGCCCGGCAGGCGGGTTGAAATCGGTAACGCTCGCGCAGTGGAATGCCACACTGGCCGTTAACCTGACCGGCACCTTCCTGACCTTCCGCGAGGCCCTGCGCGCCGGAATGGCGCCGGGCGGCCGGTTGATTGCGATGGCCTCGGTCGCCGGGCTCAAGGGCGGGGCGACGATCCCGGCCTATGCGGCAGCCAAGCACGGGGTGATCGGGCTGGTGCGCTCGGTCGCGCTCGATGTGGCCAAGAGGGGCATCACCTGCAACGCAATCTGTCCGGGATTCGTGGACACGCCGCTGGCACAGGTCGCCGTCGAGGCGGTCCAGAACCGCTATGGCCTGACCCGCGCCGAGGCCGAGGCGCAACTCGTCGCCGACAATCCGATGAAACGCATGATCGACGTGTCCGAGGTGGCCGCAGCCGCGCTGTTTCTGGCGTCGCCCGGTGCCTCAATGATCAACGGTCACGCCCTGTCCGTCACCGGAGGAGAAATATGA
- a CDS encoding enoyl-CoA hydratase family protein, translating into MTLLADLKPQHFLWSVEDRVATIRLMRPERKNPLTFDSYAELRDTFRALPYATDVDVVVLAPNGGNFCSGGDVHEIIGPLVAMEMPELLAFTRMTGDLVKAIIACGKPVIAAVDGVCAGAGAILAMAADLRLATPQATCAFLFTRVGLAGADMGACAILPRIIGQGRAAELLYTGRAMKADEGHAWGFWNALHDSDALEAAAAEMARRIAAGPNFAHMMTKTQLNHEWSMGLEQAIEAEAQAQAICMKTQDFARAYYAFAAKQKPVFEGN; encoded by the coding sequence ATGACCCTGCTCGCTGACCTCAAACCGCAGCATTTCCTCTGGTCCGTCGAGGACCGGGTCGCCACGATCCGCCTGATGCGACCCGAGCGCAAGAACCCGCTGACCTTCGACAGCTATGCCGAACTGCGCGACACGTTCCGCGCCCTGCCCTATGCCACGGATGTGGATGTGGTGGTGCTGGCCCCGAACGGCGGGAATTTCTGTTCGGGCGGTGATGTGCATGAGATCATCGGCCCGCTGGTGGCGATGGAGATGCCCGAACTGCTGGCCTTTACCCGCATGACCGGCGATCTGGTCAAGGCGATCATCGCCTGCGGCAAGCCGGTGATCGCGGCGGTGGACGGCGTCTGCGCCGGGGCCGGTGCGATTTTGGCGATGGCCGCGGACCTCCGCCTCGCCACGCCGCAAGCCACCTGCGCGTTCCTGTTCACCCGCGTCGGTCTGGCCGGGGCCGATATGGGTGCCTGCGCGATCCTGCCGCGGATCATCGGTCAGGGCCGGGCGGCGGAACTGCTGTACACCGGCCGCGCGATGAAGGCCGACGAGGGCCACGCCTGGGGCTTCTGGAACGCGCTGCACGACAGCGACGCGCTGGAGGCCGCCGCCGCCGAGATGGCCCGCCGCATCGCTGCGGGGCCGAATTTCGCGCATATGATGACCAAGACCCAGCTGAACCACGAATGGTCGATGGGGCTGGAGCAAGCGATTGAGGCCGAAGCGCAGGCGCAGGCGATCTGCATGAAAACGCAGGATTTCGCGCGGGCGTATTATGCGTTTGCGGCAAAACAGAAACCGGTTTTCGAGGGGAATTGA
- a CDS encoding DUF2125 domain-containing protein gives MRAIKALTVLAVLATAAWCGYWFIGMRALDRAITNGLAHVPEVSAEAHHIQGFPNRFDVTLDQPRLAVDGVEWTAPFVQLFALTYRLNHLVAVFAHDQAISAHGVQATLHSSDLRASLQMEAGLDLPLDRFTLVGRDLDLQLDQSTHSFDALRLATRRVAGNEHELAVLAENVFPDPALMTGFDPDGLWPRRFEVLRADAELEFDRPLDRHLFDGPEPRLTRVTLTGGRIKSPEYDILAAGRLTPGDDGMLSGDVTLTVTGWRLLLERARAAGLLTPEYHGLLTETLAAMAVGESGDTIEAPLSVRNGDVHIGPLLLGTLPASDLQTKGFSGLSALCGTDSF, from the coding sequence ATGCGAGCGATCAAGGCATTGACGGTGCTGGCCGTCTTGGCAACTGCGGCCTGGTGTGGCTATTGGTTCATCGGTATGCGCGCGCTGGACCGTGCGATCACCAACGGACTGGCCCATGTGCCCGAGGTGTCAGCTGAAGCGCATCACATACAGGGCTTCCCCAACCGCTTTGACGTCACGCTCGACCAGCCCCGCCTCGCGGTGGACGGGGTCGAATGGACCGCGCCTTTCGTACAGCTCTTTGCGCTGACCTACCGCCTGAACCATCTGGTTGCGGTCTTCGCGCATGATCAGGCGATCAGCGCCCATGGCGTTCAGGCGACGCTGCACAGCAGCGACCTGCGCGCCTCGTTGCAGATGGAGGCCGGGCTGGACCTGCCGCTGGACCGCTTCACGCTGGTCGGGCGCGATCTGGATCTGCAGCTGGACCAGAGCACGCACAGCTTTGACGCCCTGCGCCTTGCCACCCGCCGCGTCGCCGGGAACGAGCATGAGCTGGCCGTTCTGGCCGAGAACGTCTTCCCCGACCCCGCGTTGATGACCGGGTTTGACCCCGACGGCCTGTGGCCCCGCCGCTTCGAGGTGCTGCGTGCCGATGCCGAGCTGGAGTTCGACCGCCCTCTCGACCGTCACCTCTTTGACGGCCCCGAGCCGCGCCTGACCCGCGTCACGCTGACCGGCGGGCGGATCAAATCGCCCGAGTATGACATTCTGGCCGCCGGTCGGCTGACCCCCGGCGACGACGGCATGCTGTCGGGCGACGTGACGCTGACCGTCACCGGCTGGCGGCTGCTGCTGGAACGTGCGCGCGCCGCCGGGCTGCTGACGCCGGAATACCACGGGCTGCTGACCGAAACGCTCGCCGCGATGGCGGTGGGAGAGTCGGGCGATACCATCGAAGCACCGCTTTCGGTGCGCAATGGCGATGTGCATATCGGTCCGCTGCTGCTGGGCACCCTCCCCGCGTCTGACCTGCAAACCAAGGGCTTTTCCGGCCTGAGCGCGCTCTGCGGCACCGATTCATTTTAA
- a CDS encoding biopolymer transporter ExbB, with translation MARPLRAGALGPIDRVQFTPPLRQLTLMVISLALVSAGVSFAYPRVSGIFLANVWLNGFIALVFVIGVFATIWQTSQLFSSVRWIGGFVAGTPGHQITIAPRLLAPLASLLRSHGTGGHISATSARSILESVGTRIEEERDITRYLVNLLIFLGLLGTFYGLATSVPAVVETIRSLAPQEGESALNGFGQLMTGLEAQMGGMGTAFSSSLLGLAGSLVVGILELFASQAQNRFYRQLEEWLSSITRLGTAQSDGEGGEGLGMIAEVLDSLAEQMEGMRELQTQAEAGRAQLDGALETLAGAVSRLADRGQSDGATGRALQQLAEGQERLIALIERQGVSEDEPHIEAETRMRLRSMDVQLVRILEELSAGRQEAMADLRGDLASLTQAVRMLNRQQPPNVGYEDNY, from the coding sequence ATGGCGAGACCGTTGAGAGCAGGGGCTCTGGGACCGATTGACCGGGTCCAGTTCACCCCGCCGTTGCGCCAGCTGACCCTGATGGTGATCTCGCTGGCGCTGGTCAGCGCGGGCGTGTCTTTCGCCTATCCGCGCGTCTCGGGGATCTTTCTGGCCAACGTCTGGCTGAACGGCTTTATCGCGCTGGTCTTTGTGATCGGCGTGTTCGCGACGATCTGGCAGACGTCGCAGCTGTTTTCTTCCGTCCGCTGGATCGGCGGCTTTGTGGCGGGAACGCCGGGCCACCAGATCACCATCGCCCCGCGTCTGCTGGCACCGCTGGCGTCCTTGCTGCGCTCGCATGGGACGGGCGGGCATATCTCGGCCACCTCGGCGCGCTCTATTCTGGAATCGGTCGGCACCCGGATCGAAGAAGAGCGCGACATCACGCGTTATCTGGTCAACCTGCTGATTTTCCTTGGCCTTCTGGGCACGTTCTATGGGCTTGCCACCTCGGTCCCTGCCGTGGTCGAAACCATCCGCTCGCTCGCCCCGCAAGAGGGGGAAAGCGCGCTGAACGGGTTTGGCCAGTTGATGACCGGGCTAGAGGCGCAAATGGGGGGAATGGGGACCGCGTTCTCGTCCTCCTTGCTGGGTCTGGCCGGGTCGCTGGTTGTCGGCATTCTGGAACTCTTTGCCAGTCAGGCGCAGAACCGCTTTTACCGCCAGCTTGAGGAATGGCTGTCCTCGATCACCCGTCTGGGCACGGCGCAGAGCGACGGCGAAGGCGGCGAAGGGCTTGGCATGATCGCCGAGGTTCTCGACAGTCTGGCCGAGCAGATGGAAGGCATGCGCGAGTTGCAAACGCAGGCCGAGGCCGGGCGCGCGCAACTGGACGGCGCACTGGAAACGCTGGCCGGGGCGGTGTCGCGACTGGCGGACCGGGGGCAAAGCGACGGGGCGACAGGCCGCGCCTTGCAGCAACTGGCCGAGGGGCAAGAGCGTCTGATCGCCTTGATCGAGCGTCAGGGCGTGAGCGAAGACGAGCCGCATATCGAGGCGGAAACCCGGATGCGCCTGCGCTCGATGGATGTGCAACTGGTTCGGATCCTTGAGGAACTTTCGGCCGGGCGGCAAGAAGCGATGGCCGATCTGCGCGGCGATCTGGCCAGCCTGACGCAAGCGGTGCGCATGCTCAACCGACAGCAGCCGCCCAATGTCGGATACGAGGACAATTACTGA